One stretch of Trichocoleus desertorum ATA4-8-CV12 DNA includes these proteins:
- the rplP gene encoding 50S ribosomal protein L16: protein MLSPRRTKFRKQQRGRMRGMATKGNTLNFGDFGLQALEPSWITSRQIEASRRAMTRYIRRGGKIWIRIFPDKPVTMRPAETRMGSGKGNPEFWVAVVKPGRILFEIGGVPEATAREAMRLASFKLPIKTKVIVREVAAEAEAPAQES from the coding sequence ATGTTAAGTCCCAGAAGAACTAAATTTAGAAAGCAACAGCGCGGTCGAATGCGCGGTATGGCGACTAAAGGGAATACGCTCAACTTCGGTGATTTCGGGTTGCAAGCGTTGGAACCCTCTTGGATTACCTCCCGCCAAATTGAGGCTAGTCGTCGAGCCATGACTCGCTACATTCGCCGGGGCGGTAAAATCTGGATTCGGATTTTCCCTGATAAGCCTGTAACGATGCGTCCTGCTGAAACCCGGATGGGTTCTGGTAAAGGTAACCCTGAATTTTGGGTGGCTGTTGTGAAGCCAGGTCGAATCTTATTTGAGATTGGTGGGGTGCCAGAAGCAACCGCTCGTGAGGCGATGCGCTTGGCTTCCTTCAAGCTACCTATTAAGACTAAAGTAATTGTTCGTGAAGTAGCGGCAGAAGCAGAAGCGCCCGCTCAGGAGTCCTAG
- the rpmC gene encoding 50S ribosomal protein L29 → MSLPKIDEVRNLSDEELNDRILAVKRQLFELRMQKATRQLDKSHQFKHARHQLAQLMTVERARQIAASSTTQSATEQE, encoded by the coding sequence ATGTCTCTTCCTAAGATTGATGAGGTAAGAAACCTCAGTGATGAAGAACTCAATGACAGAATTCTGGCTGTAAAGCGTCAGTTGTTTGAATTGCGCATGCAAAAAGCAACTCGACAGTTGGATAAGTCACATCAGTTTAAGCATGCTCGGCACCAGCTGGCTCAACTTATGACAGTGGAAAGAGCGCGCCAGATAGCTGCATCCTCAACCACGCAGTCAGCCACAGAACAGGAGTAG
- the rpsQ gene encoding 30S ribosomal protein S17, whose product MAVKERVGLVVSDKMDKTVVVAVENRAPHSKYGKIMVRTKRYKAHDEENKCHVGDRVRIRETRPLSRTKRWIVSDILNSASQV is encoded by the coding sequence ATGGCAGTTAAAGAAAGAGTTGGCTTGGTTGTCAGCGACAAAATGGACAAGACAGTAGTCGTGGCGGTAGAGAATAGAGCACCTCACTCCAAATACGGCAAGATCATGGTACGCACCAAGCGTTACAAAGCCCATGATGAAGAGAACAAATGTCATGTGGGCGATCGCGTCCGCATTCGTGAAACTCGACCTCTCAGCCGCACCAAGCGCTGGATTGTCAGTGACATCCTTAATAGTGCTTCACAAGTCTAG
- the rplN gene encoding 50S ribosomal protein L14 — protein sequence MIQQESYLNVADNSGARKLMCIRVLGGNRRYGGVGDVIIAVVKDAIPNMGVKKSDVVRAVIVRTKKGLRRDSGMSIRFDDNAAVIINADGNPRGTRVFGPVARELRDKNFTKIVSLAPEVL from the coding sequence GTGATTCAACAAGAGTCTTACCTTAATGTGGCTGACAATAGCGGTGCGCGCAAACTGATGTGTATCCGCGTTTTAGGGGGTAACCGCCGTTACGGTGGTGTTGGCGATGTCATTATCGCTGTCGTTAAGGATGCAATTCCTAACATGGGAGTCAAAAAGTCCGATGTAGTTCGAGCTGTGATTGTTCGAACCAAGAAAGGACTGAGACGCGATAGCGGCATGAGCATTCGCTTTGATGATAATGCAGCTGTCATTATTAACGCTGACGGCAACCCCAGGGGAACTCGCGTATTTGGCCCCGTAGCCCGTGAACTACGCGACAAAAACTTTACCAAAATTGTTTCTCTGGCTCCGGAGGTGCTGTAA
- the rplX gene encoding 50S ribosomal protein L24: MASKNQVTTPVRHRMHVKKGDTVQIIAGKEKGTIGEVLKTYPKLSKVVVQGVNVKTKHVKPQQEGESGRIVTTEAPIHSSNVMLYSTKQKVASRICYTFDDSGRKVRMLKKTGEIID; encoded by the coding sequence ATGGCAAGCAAAAATCAAGTAACCACGCCAGTTCGTCACAGAATGCATGTGAAGAAAGGCGACACAGTTCAAATTATCGCTGGCAAAGAGAAAGGAACGATTGGTGAAGTCTTAAAGACCTATCCCAAGCTCAGCAAGGTGGTGGTTCAAGGGGTCAACGTCAAGACCAAGCACGTTAAGCCTCAGCAAGAAGGTGAATCAGGCCGAATTGTGACGACTGAAGCCCCCATCCATAGCTCTAACGTCATGCTCTATTCGACCAAGCAAAAAGTTGCTAGCCGCATCTGCTATACCTTTGACGACAGCGGTCGTAAAGTACGGATGCTCAAGAAAACTGGCGAGATTATTGACTAG
- the rplE gene encoding 50S ribosomal protein L5: MAGKLKTTYQEQIVPKLMDQFGYTNIHQVPKLVKVTINRGLGEASQNAKALEASVNEVAVITGQKPVVTRAKKAIAGFKIREGMPVGVMVTLRGDRMYSFLERLINLSLPRIRDFRGISPKSFDGRGNYTLGVREQLIFPEISYDSIDQIRGMDISIITTANNDEEGRALLKEMGMPFRE, encoded by the coding sequence ATGGCGGGAAAGCTAAAAACCACTTATCAAGAACAAATCGTACCGAAGTTGATGGATCAGTTTGGTTATACAAACATCCATCAAGTGCCGAAACTAGTGAAAGTCACTATTAACCGCGGTCTGGGAGAAGCTTCTCAAAATGCGAAAGCACTTGAGGCTTCTGTCAATGAAGTCGCAGTCATTACAGGTCAAAAGCCAGTTGTGACGAGAGCCAAGAAGGCGATCGCTGGTTTCAAAATTCGCGAAGGAATGCCTGTCGGTGTCATGGTTACCCTACGGGGCGATCGCATGTATTCCTTCCTAGAACGGCTTATTAATCTGTCACTGCCCCGAATTCGTGACTTTCGTGGCATTAGTCCCAAGAGTTTTGATGGTCGTGGTAACTACACTCTGGGCGTGCGCGAGCAACTCATCTTCCCAGAGATTAGCTATGACAGCATCGATCAGATTCGTGGGATGGATATTTCAATCATTACAACTGCAAACAATGATGAGGAGGGCCGCGCCTTACTGAAAGAAATGGGAATGCCCTTTCGGGA